Part of the Paenibacillus terrae HPL-003 genome is shown below.
ACAGCCGCGTTGGCAACGCGGACGAGAATATCCTCGCCTCCGGCCATTTCCAGAATGCGACGTTCATAAAAGGTCACGTAACGGAACGTCCGGTCCTTAATGAGCTCACGATTTAATCTGGCAATCTCTCCGATATATCTGACCATGAGCGGCTCAAAGCTTTTGATCAGGAGAGGGTCGAGCGTTAGCTCCATGTCCTTGCGGAGAACAAAAGATTGCAGCAAGGCAACCTGCTGGAGCCTTATCCGGTCGTTATGGATGAGTACGGCAATCTCGCGCAGCATTTCATAGGAGACACGCTCGCTGAGCTGTCGCAGGGCAACCGCATTTTTAAGATTAATGTTCAGGCCCTCATTAATCTGCTTTATGCGGCCTCTGAACAGCCGTATAAGCTGCCTGCGCTGCTCATAGGAACGAATACGCTGTTGTAGAAGCACCAAGGGGAGCAGGAGAAGTGCGCCGACGATACCACACAGGAGCATCTGCTGGGGAGAATGGCCGAAAAAGACGGCAGCGGTCAGCAGCACGATGCCGAAGGCTAGGTCCTTGCGAAAATAAAGTTTGGCTCTGTGGTGGGCATATTGCTCTACAGGTACCAGTGCATCCCGACCGCAAGACGTACATTTATCTTCCCATAGGGCAGTAAACTGCCCACAGTGTTTGCAGATCCGCAGCTTTTGGTACGCATGCTCAGTGTGGGTAAACGGACGAAATTGTACAGGCTGTTTGGAACTACTCATTGCGATCACTTCTCCGGTTCAGCAGGGCAAGAAGCTCGGTGTTCATTTGGGTGGTCGAGGGAGCACGTTTTTTATGTATAGAGTAAATGATTAATTTGATGGCGACAAAAAGAAACAAAATCGCCAAACATCCGTATGAGATCATAGTGTACTTCCTCTTTCTGCTCAGATTTTTACAGCGATATTTTACAAGGGCGGGTTTCGCTTCTGTCATTTTTGTCGTATAAAGGAGAAGGCTGGTGCCCGATTGCCCTTGTTGGGGTATAATTATATCATTACTGCAGGATATTGGTAAAATCCCGCGGTATAATAGGCTTCTTGGCTGTAATCAGGCTATTCGGGCATTATTTTCAGCTGGCTCTCATGTAAAACTCATTATAATTTAATAGTAGGGGAGTACAACTGTAATTTAGGATGAGAACTAACCGGCAAAGGGGTACAAGCGATGTTTAGTAGAGACAGAAAATGGTTTTTGTTCATCGGAATCATATGTACAATGATGATCATGACCTCAATTTCGGCATGGCAGCCGCAGACGGCGGGTGCCGCTTCAACCACCGCCTCGAAGGTGGATGCGGTGCTGGTTGTCGATATGAGTAATTCCATGAACACCAGTGATCCAGGCAAAATTGGCAATGAAGCCATGAAAATGTTCATTGATATGCTGTCGACGCAAAATGACAAGGTCGGCATTGTAGCGTATACGGATGTCGTACAGCGCGAGAAAGCTTTGCTTAATATTACGTCCGAAGCGGACAAGCAGGAACTGAAGTCGTTCATTGACGGGCTGAACCGGGGGGCGTATACTGACACCTCCGTAGGTGTCAAGGAAGCGATCCGCATTTTGCAGGATGGCAAGATAGCGGGACACGCGCCTATGATCGTCATGCTGGCCGACGGTAACAACGATTTAAATAAAACGACGGGCAGAACTGAAAGCCAATCCGATCAGGATATGGCTAAGGCTGTGGCCGAAGCTAAAAATAGCGGCGTTCCGATCTACACCATCGGTTTGAATGCAGATGGAAAACTGAATAAAAACAAGCTCGCAGACATTGCGCAGCAAACGGGCGGTAAATCTTTTATTACAAGCTCAGCGGATGACCTGCCGAACATCTTGAGTGAAATTTTCGCCAGCAATTTGAAGCTGAAAGTCGTTCCCTTGCAGTCCATTACAGCTAACGGTAACTATCAGGACGTTACGGTAACTGTACCGAACGATAGCGTGCTGGAGGCTAACATTTCGATTATGTCCTCCAAGCCGGTGGATGTGAGACTGATAGACCCGTCAGGCAACACCAAGCCGATTCCTTCAAGTGATGTACTGCTGTCCAAGTCGAAAAGCTACTCGCTGATGAAGTTGCTCAAGCCTGTGGCTGGCGACTGGAAGCTCCAAGTCAAGGGAGTCCAGCAGGATCAGATTGATATTAATCTGGTGTTCAACTATGATTTGGAACTGAAACTGGACGCACCGCCTGCCAAAGCTTACAAAAAAGGTGACGCAGTCCAAATTCGTTCCTACCTGACAAGCAACAACCAGCAGCTTCAGGATCAGGAACTGTATGCCAATATGAATGCAGTTCTGAAGGTCAAGGACCTTGATTCCGGTACAACGAATGAGGTTCCATTGAAGAATGAGGGGGACGCCTTTACCGGCTCCTACACCATACCGGATGAGCATGACTATGAACTGACCGTTAGAGCAGAGGAAAAGAGCTTCTACCGTGAAACCCAGCCTGTGACCATCAGTGCCAAAGCTGCGGCGGGCAGTGGTACAAATACAGGCACGACTGGGCCAGCAGCGCCTGCCGAGAAGTCCAAGCTGCTACCACTCATTCTTTTAGGGCTGGGGCTGATCGTTCTGCTGATTGCAGCCTACTTTATCTGGAAGGCTGTCAAAAAAGCAAACCGTGGCTTCGTCGGACAAATCGTACTGGAAATTCGGGATGAAAATACCGGCGAAAAAACGTATCCGCAATACAAGAAGCTGAACACCTTCCGGGGTAAATTCAATCTGCACCAGTTGCTGCAACTGGCACCGGAATTTGCCGAAACCGATAAGGTGGTGTTCACGCCAGGCAATCAGGACCGTATCATGGTGCGTAGCACTCTGGAGATTACGATTGAAAAATCCGGACGCGCTGTAGATACAGGTAGTGGTCTTGAACTGAAAAACGGTGATCGCCTGACGATTCCGCTGGCAAGCGTGGACAAAACCATTTTGCTGGAATTCATTTCAGTAAACAGCTAAACGAACCCTTAGGAGGTCAAATCTATGAAACCAGTAGTTAGAGAGCATATCCAGCAATTAGACGTATCACTCGGCGGAGGGATCGTAAGCGATAAAATCAGGGTTGATACCATTGATAATCCCATTTTGATTATCGGACTCGGAGGGACGGGGATTGATGCCCTCCTCCGCTTGAAATATCAAATTAACCGCAGATTCAAGTTGCCGGCAGATCCGATATCCAAGAAAAAGAGCGAGAAGCCGGACAACGTGGAATTTCTCGCTTTTGAAACGAATGAGCAGGATCGCAACAAAAAATATAAAGGGATCGGCTTGGACCCGATCAACGAGTTTGTACTGCTGTCCAATGCGGAAATCGGCGGATTGCTGCAAAACCGCAGCATTTTGGAGCCGTACATTACGGATTGGCTGTCACCCGAGCTGAGTATTACTGATGGCATGAACGGGGCGGCAGGGGTGCGTCAGGCTGGGCGTTTGCTGTTGTTCACCAAAATCAATCAAGTCGTGCAAAGCATTGACAAGAAAATTAAAACCCTGTCTGAAGGCACCAATAAGAAGCTGATGGTGTTCCTGCTGTCCGGTTTGTCCGGCGGTACGGGGAGCGGTACCTTCCTCGATATCTCGTATATCGTCAGAGGGATTATTGAGCGCGATTACGGCTCCGCAGGTGTAGACCGTGTAAATACATTAGGGTATTTGTTTACGCCGGACATTAACCTGGCGAACAAAAGCCTGAGCGAGCATACACGTGAATATATTAAAAAGAACGGCTATGCCGCGCTCAAAGAGCTGGACTACTGGATGAATGTGGACAGTCGCGGAGAACGGTTCAAGCAGCAGTATGGCAACATTTTGACCGTGAATTCACCGCTGCCGCCGTTTAATCTGTGTCATCTCATTTCAGCGACGAATACCGAAGGCAAGCTGCTGGAAAATGCCTATGATTACTGCATGAATGTCACCGCCGAGAACATCACCAACTTTATGGCGAGTGAGGAAAAGCAGTCAGGCGAAGAGTTCGCCATTCATGACTACATCAGCAACATCCGTACCAATATTGCACAAATGAACAAGACATATCCTGCCAACTACGATTACAATATTATCGGGGCTTCCTCGGCGGTACTGCCAATGGAGGAAATGACAACATATCTGGCCTACCGGATGTTCGGCAAAATGTCCAAAATGTTCGAGCAATCGCCGAATCAAGAGGATGTTGAGAAGTTTGCCCGCAAGCTGGGCGTCGATCTGGACAGCATGATCAAAAACTTCGAATCCCGTGTACCCGAGCCGCTGCCAGGCTTTGAAAACAGTGAACGATTAA
Proteins encoded:
- a CDS encoding VWA domain-containing protein, encoding MFSRDRKWFLFIGIICTMMIMTSISAWQPQTAGAASTTASKVDAVLVVDMSNSMNTSDPGKIGNEAMKMFIDMLSTQNDKVGIVAYTDVVQREKALLNITSEADKQELKSFIDGLNRGAYTDTSVGVKEAIRILQDGKIAGHAPMIVMLADGNNDLNKTTGRTESQSDQDMAKAVAEAKNSGVPIYTIGLNADGKLNKNKLADIAQQTGGKSFITSSADDLPNILSEIFASNLKLKVVPLQSITANGNYQDVTVTVPNDSVLEANISIMSSKPVDVRLIDPSGNTKPIPSSDVLLSKSKSYSLMKLLKPVAGDWKLQVKGVQQDQIDINLVFNYDLELKLDAPPAKAYKKGDAVQIRSYLTSNNQQLQDQELYANMNAVLKVKDLDSGTTNEVPLKNEGDAFTGSYTIPDEHDYELTVRAEEKSFYRETQPVTISAKAAAGSGTNTGTTGPAAPAEKSKLLPLILLGLGLIVLLIAAYFIWKAVKKANRGFVGQIVLEIRDENTGEKTYPQYKKLNTFRGKFNLHQLLQLAPEFAETDKVVFTPGNQDRIMVRSTLEITIEKSGRAVDTGSGLELKNGDRLTIPLASVDKTILLEFISVNS